A window from Trinickia violacea encodes these proteins:
- the hmpA gene encoding NO-inducible flavohemoprotein — MLSAEHRAIVKATVPLLESGGEALITHFYGMMLGEYPEVRPLFNQTHQASGAQPRALANGVLMYARHIDQLEQLGGLVSQIVNKHVALNILPEHYPIVGKCLLRAIREVLGAEIATDAVIDAWAAAYGQLADLLIGLEEKTYAEKEHAPGGWRGTREFRVARKIKESDEITSFYLRPADGGELLEFHPGQYIGLKLVIDGEEVRRNYSLSAAANGQEYRISVKREPNGKVSNFLHEQVGEGASLELFAPSGDFTLEDSDKPLVLISGGVGITPTLAMLQAALGTHRPVHFIHAARHGGVHAFRETIDKLAARHPQLKRFYCYEERRDGDQEAHAIGYLDETLLKRWLPQTRDVDVYFLGPIAFMKAVKRHLKAIGVPESQSRYEFFGPAAAIE; from the coding sequence ATGCTATCCGCCGAACACCGTGCCATCGTCAAAGCCACCGTGCCGCTGCTCGAGAGCGGCGGCGAAGCGCTCATCACGCACTTCTACGGAATGATGCTGGGCGAGTACCCTGAAGTGCGCCCGCTTTTCAACCAGACGCACCAGGCAAGCGGCGCGCAGCCGCGCGCGCTCGCCAACGGCGTGCTCATGTACGCGCGCCATATCGATCAGCTCGAACAGCTCGGCGGCCTCGTTTCGCAGATCGTCAACAAGCACGTCGCGCTGAACATCCTGCCCGAGCATTATCCGATCGTCGGCAAGTGCCTGCTGCGCGCGATTCGCGAAGTGCTCGGCGCGGAGATCGCCACCGATGCCGTGATCGACGCTTGGGCAGCGGCTTATGGCCAGCTCGCCGACCTCCTGATCGGCCTCGAAGAAAAGACCTACGCGGAAAAGGAACACGCGCCGGGCGGCTGGCGCGGCACGCGCGAGTTCCGCGTCGCCCGCAAGATCAAGGAAAGCGACGAGATCACGTCGTTCTACCTGCGCCCCGCCGACGGGGGCGAACTGCTCGAGTTTCATCCCGGCCAATATATCGGCTTGAAGCTCGTGATCGACGGCGAGGAAGTGCGTCGCAACTATTCGCTTTCCGCGGCGGCCAACGGCCAGGAATACCGGATCAGCGTGAAGCGCGAGCCCAACGGCAAGGTCTCGAACTTCCTGCACGAGCAAGTCGGCGAAGGCGCTTCGCTCGAACTCTTCGCGCCGTCCGGCGACTTCACGCTCGAAGACAGCGACAAGCCGCTCGTGTTGATCAGCGGCGGCGTCGGCATCACGCCGACGCTTGCGATGCTGCAGGCGGCGCTCGGCACCCATCGCCCCGTGCATTTCATTCACGCTGCGCGGCATGGCGGCGTCCACGCGTTCCGCGAAACGATCGACAAGCTCGCCGCGCGTCACCCGCAACTGAAGCGTTTCTACTGCTATGAGGAACGCCGCGACGGCGATCAGGAAGCGCACGCGATCGGCTATCTCGACGAGACGCTCCTCAAGCGCTGGCTGCCGCAAACGCGCGATGTCGACGTGTACTTCCTTGGGCCGATTGCGTTCATGAAGGCGGTCAAGCGTCATCTGAAGGCGATCGGCGTGCCCGAATCGCAAAGCCGCTATGAGTTCTTCGGCCCGGCGGCGGCGATCGAATAG
- the norR gene encoding nitric oxide reductase transcriptional regulator NorR: MVDPTIVKTTASEVKLTARALLDTLAPLMQDLSHDLPDTERYRRLLQSLRALFPGDAAALLRLDGDTLVPLAIDGLSSDTLGRRFRVSDHPRFAQLLSSDEPTRFAADSDLPDPYDGLVQGIAGKLEVHDCLGCPLFIGGRPWGLLTLDALDPAQFDALDMPALQAFMSLAAATVSVVERIETLERTGEEERSRAEEAFRQASGQHRRDFIGSSDAYKRLLEEIEIVAASDLTVLVTGETGVGKELVANSIHALSARAGKPLISLNCAALPDTLVESELFGHVRGAYSGASSDRRGKFELAHGGTIFLDEVGELSLTVQAKLLRVMQNGQLQRLGSDSEHKVDVRVIAATNRDLAEEVRAGRFRADFYHRLSVYPLRVPPLRERGRDILLLAGFFLEENRSRLGLLSVRLSADAQAALLRYSWPGNVRELEHLIGRSALKALAAQRERPRILTLTAADLALSDTPDASGKPPLADEPEAVEKDFRTSVADFERKTVLAALVRHKQNWAATARELGLDPANLNRLAKRLGLK; this comes from the coding sequence ATGGTCGATCCGACGATAGTCAAAACGACTGCTAGTGAAGTCAAATTGACTGCGCGCGCACTGCTCGATACGCTGGCGCCGCTGATGCAGGACCTCTCGCACGACTTGCCGGATACGGAGCGCTACCGGCGTCTGCTGCAGAGCCTGCGCGCGCTGTTTCCGGGCGACGCGGCCGCGCTGCTGCGTCTCGACGGCGACACGCTCGTGCCGCTCGCCATCGACGGTCTGTCGAGCGACACGCTCGGCAGGCGCTTTCGCGTCAGCGACCATCCTCGCTTTGCGCAACTGCTCTCGAGCGACGAACCGACGCGTTTTGCGGCCGATTCCGATTTGCCCGATCCGTACGACGGCCTGGTGCAAGGCATCGCCGGCAAGCTGGAGGTGCACGACTGCCTGGGTTGTCCGTTGTTCATCGGCGGGAGGCCGTGGGGCCTCCTGACGCTCGATGCGCTCGATCCAGCCCAATTCGACGCGCTCGACATGCCGGCATTGCAGGCATTCATGAGTCTCGCGGCGGCGACGGTCAGCGTCGTCGAGCGCATCGAAACGCTCGAGCGCACCGGCGAGGAAGAACGCAGCCGCGCCGAGGAAGCGTTCCGGCAAGCGAGCGGGCAGCACCGCCGCGATTTCATCGGCAGCAGCGATGCGTACAAGCGGCTGCTCGAAGAGATCGAAATCGTGGCCGCGAGCGATCTGACCGTGCTCGTGACCGGCGAGACCGGCGTCGGCAAGGAGCTGGTGGCGAACTCGATCCATGCGTTGTCGGCGCGCGCGGGCAAGCCGCTGATCAGCCTGAATTGCGCGGCGCTGCCCGACACGCTCGTCGAAAGCGAGTTGTTCGGGCACGTTCGCGGCGCGTACTCCGGCGCCTCGTCGGATCGACGCGGCAAGTTCGAGCTTGCGCATGGCGGCACGATCTTTCTCGACGAAGTCGGCGAACTGTCGCTGACGGTCCAGGCGAAGCTCCTGCGCGTCATGCAGAACGGCCAGCTGCAACGGCTTGGCTCGGATAGCGAGCACAAGGTCGACGTGCGTGTGATTGCCGCCACGAATCGCGATCTTGCCGAAGAGGTCAGGGCGGGGCGCTTTCGCGCGGACTTCTACCATCGTCTGAGCGTCTATCCGCTGCGGGTGCCGCCGTTGCGTGAGCGAGGCCGCGACATCCTATTGCTCGCCGGCTTCTTCCTCGAAGAAAACCGCAGCCGGCTCGGCCTGCTCAGCGTGCGTCTGTCGGCCGATGCGCAGGCGGCCCTGCTGCGTTATTCGTGGCCCGGCAATGTGCGCGAGCTGGAGCATTTGATCGGACGCAGCGCGCTCAAGGCATTGGCGGCGCAGCGCGAGCGTCCGCGCATCCTGACGTTGACGGCGGCCGATCTTGCGCTATCCGATACGCCCGATGCGTCCGGCAAGCCGCCGCTCGCCGACGAACCCGAAGCCGTCGAAAAGGACTTCCGCACCTCGGTCGCAGACTTCGAGCGCAAGACGGTTCTCGCTGCGCTCGTGCGTCACAAGCAGAATTGGGCCGCTACGGCGCGCGAGCTCGGCCTAGATCCGGCGAATTTGAATCGATTGGCAAAGCGGCTTGGATTGAAATGA
- a CDS encoding c-type cytochrome, producing the protein MEARVMGCAACHGAHGQGTDNDYFPRLAGKPAGYLYNQLIAFRDGQRKYPPMNYLLAYLPDAYLKQIAEYFASQRPPFPPLPAPTVDAAALEHGKSLATGGEQSRGVPACASCHGAALTGMAPAIPGLLGLHADYLSAQLGAFRYGTRHAASPDCMHQIATRLSDSDITAIAAWLASLPAPANPAPVAAGSLKLPLACGSVPN; encoded by the coding sequence ATGGAGGCACGCGTGATGGGCTGCGCGGCCTGTCACGGCGCGCATGGCCAAGGCACCGATAACGATTACTTCCCGCGCCTGGCCGGCAAACCTGCCGGCTATCTCTACAACCAGCTGATAGCGTTTCGCGACGGCCAGCGCAAATACCCGCCGATGAATTATCTGCTGGCGTATCTGCCCGATGCCTACTTGAAGCAGATCGCCGAGTACTTCGCGAGCCAACGCCCGCCGTTTCCACCGCTGCCGGCGCCCACGGTCGACGCCGCAGCGCTCGAGCACGGCAAGTCGCTTGCGACCGGCGGCGAGCAATCGCGCGGCGTGCCTGCGTGCGCGAGCTGCCACGGTGCGGCGCTGACCGGCATGGCGCCCGCGATCCCCGGCTTGCTCGGCCTGCATGCCGACTACCTGAGCGCACAGCTGGGCGCGTTCCGCTACGGCACGCGTCACGCGGCGAGCCCCGATTGCATGCACCAGATCGCCACGCGTCTCTCCGACAGCGATATCACCGCGATCGCCGCGTGGCTCGCCTCGCTGCCTGCGCCTGCGAACCCGGCGCCTGTCGCTGCCGGCTCCTTGAAGCTGCCGCTCGCGTGCGGCAGCGTTCCCAACTAA
- a CDS encoding c-type cytochrome — MLWLGVPRAQAQAQTPAPASADAQVIARGETLARAGDCIACHTIPGKQLFGGGRPMATPFGTLYSPNISSDKETGIGTWTADEFYRMLHEGRSKDGDLLYPAMPYASYTKVTRADSDAIYAYLMSTPPVHQPNRPHELRFPFNQRQLLLGWRTLFFRAGEYQPDPSQSVEWNRGAYLVQGLGHCTMCHTEINALGGNTKSKEFQGGLIPIQDWYAPSLTSNKEAGLGDWSIDDIVGLLHAGVSNRGAVYGPMAEVVYDSFQYLSEDDVRAVAVYLKALPGHTSEVSSEAPTTAMTEEKNRLAPLGKKIYDAQCAVCHADQGQGKLPNFPPLANNQSIQMTSSVNPIRMVLNGGYAPGTMKNPMPYGMPPFAQSLSDAEIAAVVTYIRTAWGNHGTPVTEKEVNTLRSATIF, encoded by the coding sequence ATGCTCTGGCTCGGCGTGCCGCGAGCGCAAGCGCAAGCGCAAACGCCGGCGCCCGCGAGCGCCGACGCGCAAGTCATCGCGCGCGGCGAAACCCTCGCGCGCGCAGGCGACTGCATCGCGTGCCATACGATTCCGGGCAAGCAGCTCTTCGGCGGCGGACGCCCGATGGCCACGCCGTTCGGCACGCTCTATTCGCCCAACATCTCGTCGGACAAGGAAACCGGCATCGGCACTTGGACTGCCGACGAGTTCTACCGGATGCTGCACGAAGGCAGGTCCAAAGACGGCGATCTGTTGTACCCCGCGATGCCCTACGCGTCGTACACAAAGGTGACGCGCGCGGACTCCGATGCGATCTACGCGTACCTGATGTCGACGCCGCCGGTCCACCAGCCCAACCGCCCGCACGAGCTGCGTTTCCCGTTCAACCAGCGCCAATTGCTGCTCGGCTGGCGCACGCTCTTCTTCCGAGCCGGCGAATACCAGCCGGACCCGTCGCAATCGGTCGAATGGAACCGCGGCGCGTATCTCGTGCAAGGGCTCGGCCACTGCACGATGTGCCACACGGAGATCAACGCGCTCGGCGGCAATACGAAGTCGAAGGAGTTCCAGGGCGGGCTGATCCCGATCCAGGACTGGTATGCGCCGTCGCTGACCTCCAACAAGGAAGCGGGCCTCGGCGACTGGAGCATCGACGATATCGTCGGCCTGCTGCATGCCGGCGTTTCGAACCGCGGCGCGGTGTATGGACCGATGGCCGAAGTCGTCTACGACAGCTTCCAGTACTTGAGCGAAGACGACGTGCGCGCCGTGGCCGTCTATCTCAAGGCGTTGCCGGGGCATACGAGCGAAGTCAGCAGCGAGGCTCCCACCACCGCCATGACCGAAGAGAAGAACCGGCTCGCTCCGCTCGGCAAGAAGATTTACGACGCGCAGTGCGCGGTGTGCCACGCGGACCAAGGGCAAGGCAAGCTGCCGAACTTCCCGCCGCTCGCGAACAATCAGTCGATCCAGATGACCTCGTCGGTCAATCCGATCCGGATGGTGCTGAACGGCGGCTACGCGCCGGGCACGATGAAGAACCCGATGCCGTACGGCATGCCGCCGTTCGCGCAGTCGCTCTCGGATGCCGAGATCGCAGCGGTCGTCACTTATATCCGCACGGCCTGGGGCAATCACGGCACGCCGGTCACGGAGAAGGAAGTCAACACGCTGCGCTCGGCGACCATCTTCTGA
- a CDS encoding cytochrome C oxidase subunit II gives MSNPTVPDPHASAKVAESIERRWAFLAVLLIASTIAVVIFTGLRWSAMPPSRVETISPETLNVSGEFVESNLGSAVEPDGSVTVRIVAQQYSFTPQCLLVPAGVPITFRATSADVVHGFLVTNTNINSMVEPGYIATFRTTFAQPGDHLMPCHEYCGTGHQGMWAHVKVIDKDAFMQMAAASRRLSCVK, from the coding sequence ATGTCGAACCCAACCGTTCCCGATCCGCACGCCTCCGCCAAAGTCGCCGAAAGCATCGAGCGGCGCTGGGCGTTCCTCGCGGTGCTGCTCATCGCGAGCACCATCGCGGTAGTGATCTTCACCGGCCTGCGCTGGTCGGCGATGCCGCCTTCGCGCGTCGAGACCATCAGCCCGGAAACGCTCAACGTCTCGGGCGAATTCGTCGAGAGCAACTTGGGCAGCGCGGTGGAGCCCGACGGCTCGGTGACGGTGCGCATCGTCGCGCAGCAATACTCGTTCACACCGCAGTGCCTGTTGGTGCCGGCCGGCGTGCCGATCACGTTTCGCGCGACGAGCGCCGATGTCGTGCATGGCTTTCTCGTGACGAACACCAACATCAACTCGATGGTCGAGCCCGGCTATATCGCCACCTTCAGGACCACTTTCGCGCAGCCGGGCGATCACCTGATGCCGTGCCACGAGTATTGCGGCACGGGGCACCAGGGGATGTGGGCGCACGTGAAGGTCATCGACAAAGACGCATTCATGCAAATGGCGGCCGCATCAAGGAGACTCAGTTGTGTTAAATAA
- a CDS encoding b(o/a)3-type cytochrome-c oxidase subunit 1 has translation MLNNKRLVLSHFWLAFGVFGVALLLGAWQMVVRSPLHPWLQNPEIYYRSVTEHGTVMGYVFPTLIAMGFGYAVTELSLKRTLVGARWAWVGFWLVAVGAVMASITVALGLASVLYTFYPPMIGNVFYYLGVVLVVVGSWIWVALMSVNLAAWKRDNRGKPVPLPMFATVAGSYLWGWTAVGAAIEILFQILPAAFGWKTTIDAGLARVFFSWTLHAIVYFWLMPAYIAYYTIVPRAIGGRLYSDTMARISFILFLVVAMPIGIHHLFADPQVGSGFKFLQSVFTALVAVPTLLTVFTICASVEIAARLRGGKGAFGWLSALPWDNPQMLALALSFVMLGFGGAGGLINMSYQLDSTIHNTQWITGHFHLIYAGAIVIMYFAIAYDLWPQITGRAMTNWKLMRLQLWLWFIGMIVLTFPWHWVGILGMPRRMAYYDYTDPEIAAQAIWVVMSAIGGLILVLSAILFFVVLIQGHRSQAETPEEYRFSTAVHEPRTVPVALNSFALWLTLMVALTVLNYGYPIAQLMARGDTVPVIPIGAQR, from the coding sequence GTGTTAAATAACAAGCGGCTCGTGCTCTCGCATTTCTGGCTCGCGTTCGGCGTGTTCGGCGTCGCGCTTCTGCTCGGCGCCTGGCAGATGGTTGTGCGCAGTCCGCTGCATCCGTGGCTGCAGAACCCCGAGATCTACTACCGCTCGGTGACCGAGCACGGCACCGTGATGGGCTATGTGTTCCCGACGCTCATCGCAATGGGCTTCGGCTACGCGGTGACGGAGCTGTCTCTGAAGCGCACGCTCGTGGGCGCGCGCTGGGCGTGGGTGGGGTTCTGGCTGGTGGCGGTGGGCGCCGTGATGGCGTCGATCACGGTGGCGCTCGGGCTCGCCTCGGTGCTCTACACGTTCTATCCGCCGATGATCGGCAACGTGTTCTATTACCTTGGCGTCGTGCTGGTGGTGGTGGGCTCGTGGATCTGGGTGGCGCTGATGTCGGTGAATCTGGCGGCATGGAAGCGCGACAACCGCGGCAAGCCTGTGCCGCTGCCGATGTTCGCGACCGTGGCAGGTTCGTACCTGTGGGGCTGGACCGCGGTGGGCGCGGCGATCGAAATCCTCTTTCAGATCTTGCCGGCCGCGTTCGGGTGGAAGACGACCATCGACGCGGGCCTCGCGCGCGTGTTCTTCTCGTGGACGCTGCACGCCATCGTCTACTTCTGGCTGATGCCCGCGTATATCGCTTACTACACGATCGTGCCGCGCGCGATCGGCGGCCGCCTGTACAGCGATACGATGGCGCGCATCTCGTTCATCCTGTTCCTCGTGGTGGCGATGCCGATCGGCATTCACCACCTGTTTGCCGATCCGCAGGTGGGCTCGGGCTTCAAGTTCCTGCAATCGGTGTTCACGGCGCTCGTGGCCGTACCGACGTTGTTGACCGTGTTCACGATCTGCGCCTCGGTGGAGATTGCCGCCCGTCTGCGCGGCGGCAAGGGCGCATTCGGCTGGCTTAGCGCGCTGCCGTGGGACAACCCGCAGATGCTGGCGCTTGCGCTCTCGTTCGTGATGCTCGGCTTCGGCGGCGCGGGCGGCCTCATCAACATGAGCTACCAGCTCGACTCGACGATTCACAACACCCAGTGGATCACCGGTCACTTCCATCTGATCTACGCGGGCGCGATTGTCATCATGTACTTCGCGATCGCCTACGACTTATGGCCGCAAATCACGGGCCGCGCAATGACGAACTGGAAGCTCATGCGCCTGCAGCTGTGGCTGTGGTTCATCGGCATGATCGTGCTGACGTTCCCGTGGCACTGGGTCGGCATTCTGGGCATGCCGAGGCGCATGGCGTATTACGACTACACCGACCCGGAGATCGCCGCGCAAGCGATCTGGGTGGTGATGTCGGCAATCGGCGGGCTCATTCTCGTGCTCTCGGCGATTCTGTTCTTCGTGGTGCTGATCCAAGGGCATCGCAGCCAAGCCGAGACGCCTGAGGAATACCGCTTCAGCACGGCGGTGCACGAGCCGCGCACGGTGCCGGTGGCGCTCAACAGCTTCGCGCTGTGGCTCACGCTGATGGTCGCGCTGACGGTGCTCAACTACGGCTATCCGATTGCGCAGTTGATGGCGAGGGGCGACACCGTGCCCGTGATTCCGATTGGAGCCCAGCGATGA
- a CDS encoding c-type cytochrome, translating to MSEERLFSLRNPWFRASVGATAVVFVFSVVVGFVWLPSAQRDAQFQGLWNAICSAAGVPQQWLANDAPVAPQVPLSKVEVTPQLLAGATASSIGRGATLALRCTMCHGERGMSGASSPNLAGQYAIVVYKQLQDFQSGARTNAVMSPMALNLSDQDMRDLAAYYATLPRPAAGQGLDLADAPGIVVHGAPLRNIPACAACHGGIDHTAGSPWLDGLPAAYTQAQLQAFASGARRNDISGQMRNIARNMTPDEMVAAATFYAQSTKR from the coding sequence ATGAGCGAAGAACGCCTGTTCTCGTTGCGCAACCCGTGGTTCAGGGCGAGCGTCGGCGCCACGGCGGTGGTGTTCGTGTTCAGCGTGGTCGTGGGCTTCGTGTGGTTGCCGTCGGCGCAGCGCGACGCGCAGTTCCAGGGGCTCTGGAATGCGATCTGCAGCGCGGCGGGCGTGCCGCAGCAGTGGCTCGCCAACGACGCGCCGGTTGCACCTCAAGTGCCGTTGAGCAAGGTCGAGGTGACGCCGCAATTGCTCGCGGGAGCGACGGCATCGTCGATCGGACGCGGCGCGACGCTCGCGCTGCGCTGCACGATGTGCCATGGCGAGCGAGGCATGAGCGGAGCGAGCTCGCCGAATCTGGCGGGCCAGTATGCGATCGTGGTCTACAAGCAGTTGCAGGATTTCCAGAGCGGGGCGCGCACGAACGCCGTCATGTCGCCGATGGCCTTGAACCTGAGCGATCAGGACATGCGCGACCTGGCGGCGTATTACGCAACGCTGCCGCGTCCGGCTGCGGGCCAAGGGCTCGATCTGGCCGACGCGCCCGGCATCGTCGTGCACGGTGCGCCGCTGCGCAATATTCCGGCGTGCGCGGCCTGCCATGGCGGCATCGATCACACAGCGGGCAGCCCCTGGCTCGACGGCTTGCCGGCTGCGTATACGCAGGCGCAGTTGCAGGCGTTTGCATCGGGCGCGCGGCGCAACGATATTTCAGGGCAGATGCGCAACATCGCGCGCAACATGACGCCCGACGAAATGGTTGCGGCCGCAACCTTTTACGCGCAAAGCACGAAGCGGTAA
- a CDS encoding alkaline phosphatase family protein — protein MKEFRRWSAKSAAIGAGVLALAGMQAPVQAHEMKEAKHVLLISFDGLHEQDVARCIGANTCPNLALLAKSGVTYTNAHTPGLSDSFPGLAALLTGGSPKSAGLFYDVSYDRTLYAPSDTTCSGKQGWNVVFDETTGIDAENGGALTHLDGGGKFNPQAIPNAMIGGVCTPVYPHNYVKTNTVFEVVKEHIRGARTAWADKHAWGYDWVNGPSGQGVDDLARTEINSIDPATGTDYLDSYTHTEKFDDYHVQALINEIDGKDSTGTTSAPVPTVFGTNFQTLSVAQKATVATGGGYLDADFTPGPKVTGAIAYLDESLGRVVAELKQRDLYKSTVIIVTAKHGQSPTDHTKLVKNGDTLTKQLETNNYLDPNGNFGQNNTKTGNLNDGSGLVDTGFVQTDDVGLIWLRDRSQLRSVVATLNANRSCNAPGICADGSQAYILYGNALSSRFGDPAQGRTPDIIVQPNPGVIYTSSKTKDEEHGGNAPNDSHLGLVVSFAGLPHAGRTVSDYVLTTQVAPTILRALDLEPELLHSVALEGTQALPGLGVAHN, from the coding sequence ATGAAAGAGTTCAGGAGGTGGTCTGCTAAAAGCGCTGCAATCGGCGCGGGCGTGCTGGCGCTGGCCGGTATGCAAGCACCGGTTCAAGCGCACGAGATGAAAGAGGCGAAGCACGTGCTTCTTATCAGTTTCGACGGTCTGCACGAACAGGACGTGGCGCGCTGCATCGGCGCGAACACGTGCCCGAATCTCGCGCTCTTGGCGAAATCGGGCGTGACGTATACGAACGCGCACACGCCGGGTCTGTCCGATTCGTTTCCGGGTCTCGCCGCGCTCTTGACCGGCGGCTCGCCGAAGTCAGCGGGTCTCTTCTATGACGTGTCCTACGACCGTACGCTCTATGCCCCGTCCGATACGACTTGCTCCGGCAAGCAGGGATGGAACGTCGTGTTCGATGAAACGACGGGCATCGATGCGGAAAACGGCGGCGCGCTCACCCACCTCGACGGCGGCGGCAAGTTCAACCCGCAAGCCATTCCGAACGCGATGATCGGCGGTGTCTGCACGCCGGTGTATCCGCACAACTATGTGAAGACGAACACGGTCTTCGAAGTCGTCAAAGAGCACATTCGCGGCGCGCGCACGGCATGGGCCGACAAGCATGCGTGGGGCTACGACTGGGTGAACGGGCCGTCGGGGCAGGGCGTCGACGATCTCGCGCGCACCGAGATCAATTCGATCGACCCCGCCACCGGTACGGACTACCTCGACAGCTACACGCACACCGAGAAGTTCGATGACTACCACGTGCAGGCGCTGATCAACGAGATCGACGGCAAGGACTCGACCGGCACGACGAGCGCACCGGTGCCGACGGTGTTCGGCACGAACTTCCAGACGCTGAGCGTGGCCCAGAAGGCCACGGTCGCGACGGGAGGCGGCTACCTCGACGCGGACTTCACGCCGGGCCCGAAGGTCACGGGCGCGATTGCCTACCTCGACGAATCGCTCGGCCGCGTCGTGGCCGAGCTGAAGCAGCGTGACCTTTATAAGTCGACGGTCATCATCGTGACGGCCAAGCACGGCCAGTCGCCGACGGACCATACGAAGCTCGTCAAGAACGGCGACACGCTCACGAAGCAGCTCGAAACCAATAACTATCTGGACCCGAACGGCAACTTCGGCCAGAACAATACGAAAACGGGCAACTTGAATGACGGCAGCGGTCTCGTCGACACGGGCTTCGTGCAGACCGACGACGTCGGCCTGATCTGGCTGCGCGACCGCAGCCAGCTGCGCTCGGTGGTCGCCACGCTGAACGCCAACCGGAGCTGCAACGCGCCGGGCATCTGCGCGGACGGTTCGCAGGCGTACATCCTGTACGGCAACGCGCTGTCGTCGCGCTTCGGCGATCCGGCGCAGGGCCGCACGCCCGACATCATCGTGCAGCCGAATCCGGGCGTGATCTATACGTCGAGCAAGACGAAGGATGAAGAGCACGGCGGCAACGCACCCAACGACAGCCATCTCGGTCTCGTCGTGTCGTTCGCGGGGCTGCCGCATGCCGGCCGCACCGTGTCCGACTATGTGCTGACGACGCAAGTGGCGCCGACGATCCTGCGTGCGCTCGATCTCGAGCCGGAACTGTTGCACTCGGTCGCGCTGGAAGGCACGCAGGCCCTGCCGGGCCTGGGCGTCGCACACAACTGA